A region of Paenibacillus sp. 37 DNA encodes the following proteins:
- a CDS encoding YheC/YheD family protein: protein MLQETIGIMFDSRMYRGIPAGRTGQESLANYEQAAASYGLTPCFLRLDDIDSDQKTCLAYVKKEGRYVRERMPLPSVIHNRSLQLRRTEQHQITKLMLQGIQVFNVRNRYRKDHIHDMLHQDLALREHLPHAVKATPESLAYMMEQYDDLVIKPCSGSIGHGIMRVFERDGQWKLTCETKAARKGWATFRLSKGQLPSATLRRIFRHAYLIEERIPLVRYEGRPVDLRVSVQRGGDGLWGITGMFAKAAPAHTFVSNIAQGGKVMKLAEALGLGESGFDLARLEYRIGLVALRIAQNLAASLPHLADLGLDLGITRSGQIYFIECNGRDQRYGFRKAGMSEHWKATYSKPMAYGRLLLEQNSRIPRQPQTYDRRLY, encoded by the coding sequence ATGCTCCAAGAAACGATCGGCATTATGTTCGATTCACGCATGTACCGGGGGATACCGGCCGGAAGGACCGGTCAGGAATCACTCGCGAATTATGAACAGGCAGCGGCCAGTTATGGATTAACTCCCTGCTTTTTGAGGCTGGATGATATCGATTCGGATCAAAAAACATGTCTTGCCTATGTAAAAAAAGAAGGCAGATATGTTCGCGAGCGCATGCCACTGCCCTCCGTCATTCATAATCGCTCACTCCAGCTTCGCCGGACGGAACAGCATCAGATTACCAAGCTGATGTTGCAGGGTATTCAGGTATTCAACGTTCGCAACCGGTACCGTAAAGATCACATTCATGACATGCTTCATCAGGACCTCGCCTTGCGAGAACACCTGCCCCATGCAGTTAAAGCTACGCCAGAGTCTCTGGCCTATATGATGGAACAATATGATGACCTCGTCATCAAACCATGCAGCGGCAGCATCGGTCATGGTATTATGCGAGTCTTTGAGCGAGATGGACAGTGGAAACTAACCTGTGAGACGAAGGCTGCACGCAAAGGGTGGGCTACCTTCCGATTGAGCAAAGGACAGCTTCCTTCCGCTACCCTAAGGCGGATCTTTCGCCATGCCTACCTCATTGAAGAGCGTATCCCGCTGGTACGTTATGAGGGCAGACCGGTAGATTTACGGGTATCTGTACAACGTGGCGGCGATGGTCTTTGGGGAATAACAGGCATGTTTGCCAAAGCGGCTCCTGCCCATACGTTTGTCAGCAATATCGCCCAGGGCGGTAAAGTCATGAAGCTCGCAGAGGCCCTTGGATTAGGAGAATCTGGCTTTGACTTGGCTCGACTGGAATACAGAATCGGACTCGTTGCACTTCGAATTGCCCAGAATCTGGCGGCCAGTCTGCCACATCTGGCTGATCTGGGTCTTGATCTCGGGATAACGCGCAGCGGCCAGATCTACTTTATTGAATGCAATGGACGGGATCAGCGTTACGGTTTCCGCAAGGCGGGAATGTCGGAACACTGGAAGGCAACGTACAGCAAACCAATGGCTTATGGGCGTCTGCTGCTGGAACAGAATTCGAGGATTCCGAGACAACCGCAGACATACGATAGGAGACTATATTGA
- the asd gene encoding archaetidylserine decarboxylase (Phosphatidylserine decarboxylase is synthesized as a single chain precursor. Generation of the pyruvoyl active site from a Ser is coupled to cleavage of a Gly-Ser bond between the larger (beta) and smaller (alpha chains). It is an integral membrane protein.): MAKTLLRLMTELSSRKWISRTVGSFSKSRGSKAFIPYFVRTYDIPVQEAEKDWKEYRSLNDFFTRKLKPGMRPLELSEHALISPVDAKITAAGPISAGTLLNVKGQNYTLAELLNHSPHLEKYKHGYGFVLYLSPRDYHRIHAPVSGRKIESEHIKGKVYPVNDFGLTHMRSVLSRNERLITYIAHDYGEVAVVKVGAMNVSSIQYADTDTSTWAQGDDLAYFEFGSTVVLLTQSGTFEPNPGLQPGDSVKMGALLGRLKPKN, from the coding sequence ATGGCAAAAACGCTGTTGCGATTAATGACCGAGCTTTCTTCGCGCAAATGGATCTCCCGGACCGTGGGATCCTTCTCCAAAAGCCGGGGAAGTAAGGCATTTATCCCTTATTTTGTCCGGACCTACGACATCCCTGTTCAAGAGGCCGAGAAAGATTGGAAAGAATACCGTTCACTGAACGATTTCTTTACCCGCAAATTAAAGCCGGGCATGCGCCCGTTGGAACTTTCAGAGCATGCACTGATCAGCCCGGTAGATGCCAAGATTACGGCAGCCGGTCCAATATCTGCAGGGACACTCCTGAATGTTAAGGGACAAAATTATACACTTGCTGAATTATTAAACCATTCTCCCCATCTGGAGAAGTACAAGCACGGGTACGGGTTCGTCCTCTATCTCAGCCCTCGCGACTATCACCGCATTCATGCACCTGTCAGCGGCCGCAAAATAGAGAGCGAACACATCAAGGGCAAAGTTTATCCCGTGAATGACTTTGGCCTGACCCATATGAGATCCGTGCTTAGTCGAAACGAACGGCTCATTACGTATATCGCACACGATTACGGTGAAGTGGCGGTTGTCAAAGTAGGTGCAATGAACGTGAGTAGCATACAGTATGCTGATACGGACACAAGTACCTGGGCACAAGGCGATGATCTGGCCTATTTTGAATTCGGTTCCACCGTTGTTCTGCTGACGCAAAGTGGCACATTCGAACCAAACCCCGGCTTACAGCCAGGCGATTCGGTCAAAATGGGCGCATTGCTTGGTCGTTTGAAACCGAAGAACTAA